A portion of the Fusobacterium nucleatum genome contains these proteins:
- the rfbC gene encoding dTDP-4-dehydrorhamnose 3,5-epimerase, with product MKDLFIIEPQIFEDIRGYFFESYNYNTFKEIGIENVFVQDNHSKSLKGVLRGIHFQKGEYSQAKLVRVLKGTILDIAIDLRENSETFGKYFAVELGEKNRKMLFIPKSFAHGFLTLEDNTEIFYKCDNFYNLQNEAGIIWNDRDLNIDWNFKKYNINENELIISEKDKRNISFKEYKKINNIE from the coding sequence ATAAAGGATTTATTTATAATTGAGCCACAAATATTTGAAGATATCAGAGGTTATTTTTTTGAAAGCTATAACTATAATACTTTTAAAGAAATTGGTATAGAAAATGTTTTTGTTCAAGATAATCACTCTAAATCTTTAAAAGGAGTTTTAAGAGGAATACATTTTCAAAAGGGAGAATATTCTCAAGCTAAGTTAGTAAGAGTTTTAAAAGGAACTATACTTGATATAGCTATTGATTTAAGGGAAAATAGTGAGACTTTTGGAAAATATTTTGCAGTAGAATTAGGTGAAAAAAATAGAAAGATGTTATTTATTCCTAAAAGTTTTGCTCACGGATTTTTAACTTTGGAAGATAATACTGAAATTTTCTATAAATGTGATAATTTCTATAATCTTCAAAATGAAGCAGGAATAATTTGGAATGATAGAGATTTAAATATAGATTGGAATTTTAAAAAGTATAATATCAATGAAAATGAATTAATTATCTCTGAAAAAGATAAAAGAAATATAAGTTTTAAAGAATATAAAAAAATAAATAATATTGAATAG
- a CDS encoding AAA family ATPase, whose protein sequence is MKLSIENVGILSKIDLEINGITVIAGENDTGKSTISKSLYAMFNGCYRLDEKVINAKIDSIRNNIDNFLEKNFSLHLGKRYIKKDKILEILSKNKKSIDEEAIKNLLLEIIKGTGKRNDLANKLLNTIKNIEQRDLNISIEELKNRINDIKLINNIKIINRLLQENFNREFSNQINNINTNEVSKIVLTIKDMDTNVEIKEGHLSFKKTENFGKIYTRAVYIDDPLILDKESERNPLLSTAIEENNYFHSDNLVYDLQRKSELDLIEEIQINEKIRNIFSKINKKGIGKLSFKRDVFKSTITYKPNKDSKILDIRNVSAGLKSFLIIKTLLENGILEEKGVIILDEPEIHLHPEWQVLFAELIVLIQKEFNMHILLTTHSPYFLYAVELYSKKYEINRKCKFYFSEKKDEKVNLIDVTDDIGIVFKSLSTPFFKLEDMELKMEEENCEK, encoded by the coding sequence ATGAAATTGAGTATAGAAAATGTTGGGATATTGTCTAAGATAGATTTAGAAATTAATGGTATAACAGTTATTGCTGGAGAGAATGACACTGGGAAAAGTACCATTAGCAAATCTTTGTATGCAATGTTTAATGGTTGTTATAGATTAGATGAAAAAGTTATAAATGCAAAAATAGACAGTATAAGAAATAATATAGACAATTTTTTAGAAAAAAACTTTAGTTTACATTTAGGAAAACGATATATAAAAAAAGATAAAATACTAGAAATATTATCAAAAAATAAAAAAAGTATTGATGAAGAAGCTATAAAAAATTTATTGTTAGAAATAATAAAAGGTACTGGAAAAAGAAATGATTTAGCAAATAAACTATTGAATACAATTAAAAATATAGAACAAAGAGATTTGAATATCAGTATAGAAGAATTAAAAAATAGAATAAATGATATAAAATTGATAAATAATATAAAAATAATTAATAGATTATTACAAGAGAATTTTAATAGAGAATTTAGTAATCAAATTAATAATATTAATACAAATGAAGTAAGTAAAATAGTTTTAACTATAAAAGATATGGATACTAATGTAGAGATAAAGGAGGGACATTTAAGTTTTAAAAAAACAGAAAATTTTGGGAAAATATACACTAGAGCTGTGTATATAGATGATCCATTAATTTTAGATAAAGAAAGTGAAAGAAATCCTTTATTATCAACAGCTATTGAAGAAAATAATTATTTTCATTCAGATAATTTAGTATATGATTTACAAAGAAAATCAGAACTAGATTTAATTGAAGAAATTCAAATAAATGAAAAGATAAGAAACATTTTTTCTAAAATCAACAAAAAAGGTATAGGAAAACTATCTTTCAAGAGAGATGTGTTTAAATCAACAATCACATATAAACCAAATAAAGATAGTAAAATATTAGATATAAGAAATGTTTCAGCAGGATTAAAATCATTTTTGATAATAAAAACTTTACTTGAAAATGGAATTTTAGAAGAAAAAGGTGTTATCATTTTAGATGAACCAGAAATTCATTTACATCCTGAATGGCAGGTATTATTCGCAGAATTAATAGTATTAATTCAAAAGGAATTCAATATGCATATTCTTTTAACAACACATAGTCCATATTTTTTATATGCAGTTGAATTATATTCTAAAAAATATGAAATAAATAGAAAGTGTAAATTTTATTTTTCTGAAAAAAAAGATGAAAAAGTGAATTTGATAGATGTAACAGATGATATTGGAATTGTCTTTAAAAGTTTATCTACTCCTTTTTTTAAATTAGAAGATATGGAACTAAAAATGGAGGAAGAGAACTGTGAAAAATGA
- a CDS encoding undecaprenyl-diphosphate phosphatase: MNAIILVVILAIVEGITEFLPISSTGHMILVNKLIGGEYLSPTFRNSFLIIIQLGAIFSVVVYFWKDISPFVKTKKEFVLKFRLWLKIIVGVLPAMVIGLLLDDIIDKYFLDNVLIVAITLIAYGVIFIGIEVVYKLKNIKPKVKRFAGLKYRTAFLIGFFQCLAMIPGTSRSGATIIGALLLGLSRPLAAEFSFYLAIPTMFGATALKLFKNGLAFTEMEWSYLALGSAIAFVVAYIVIKWFMDFIKKRSFASFGLYRIILGIIVIVLLY; the protein is encoded by the coding sequence ATGAATGCAATTATATTGGTTGTTATTCTTGCAATAGTTGAAGGTATTACTGAATTTTTACCTATCAGTAGCACAGGGCATATGATACTTGTTAATAAGTTGATTGGAGGAGAATACTTATCTCCAACTTTTAGAAATAGCTTTTTAATTATAATCCAACTTGGAGCAATATTTTCAGTTGTGGTTTATTTTTGGAAAGATATAAGTCCTTTTGTAAAAACAAAAAAAGAATTTGTTTTAAAATTTAGATTGTGGTTGAAAATCATAGTTGGCGTTTTACCAGCAATGGTTATAGGTCTGTTATTAGATGATATAATAGACAAATATTTTTTAGATAATGTTCTTATAGTCGCAATAACTTTAATAGCCTATGGAGTTATTTTTATAGGTATAGAAGTTGTATATAAGTTAAAAAATATTAAACCTAAGGTAAAAAGATTTGCTGGACTGAAATATAGAACAGCATTCTTAATAGGATTCTTCCAATGTTTAGCTATGATACCTGGAACTTCAAGGTCAGGTGCAACTATAATAGGGGCTTTACTTTTAGGTTTATCAAGACCACTTGCAGCAGAATTTTCATTCTATTTAGCTATACCTACTATGTTTGGAGCAACAGCTTTAAAACTTTTTAAAAATGGTTTAGCTTTTACAGAAATGGAATGGTCTTATTTGGCATTGGGATCTGCAATAGCTTTTGTAGTAGCATATATTGTTATAAAATGGTTTATGGACTTTATCAAAAAAAGAAGTTTTGCTTCATTTGGATTATATAGAATAATATTAGGAATTATAGTAATTGTTCTATTATATTAG
- the rfaD gene encoding ADP-glyceromanno-heptose 6-epimerase, whose protein sequence is MIIVTGGAGMIGSAFVWKLNEMGIKDILIVDKLRKEDKWLNIRKREYYDWIDKDNLKEWLVCKENADNIEAVIHMGACSATTETDADFLMDNNFGYTKFLWNFCAEKNIKYIYASSAATYGMGELGYNDDVSPEELQKLMPLNKYGYSKKFFDDWAFKQKNQPKQWNGLKFFNVYGPQEYHKGRMASMVFHTYNQYKENGYVKLFKSYKEGFKDGEQLRDFVYVKDVVDIMYFMLVNDVKSGIYNIGTGKARSFMDLSMATMRAASHNDNLDKNEVVKLIEMPEDLQGRYQYFTEAKINKLREIGYTKEMHSLEEGVKDYVQNYLAKEDSYL, encoded by the coding sequence ATGATAATTGTTACAGGTGGAGCTGGAATGATTGGAAGTGCTTTTGTATGGAAGTTAAATGAAATGGGAATAAAAGATATCTTAATAGTTGACAAATTAAGAAAAGAAGATAAATGGTTAAATATTAGAAAAAGAGAATATTATGACTGGATAGATAAAGATAATTTAAAAGAGTGGCTAGTTTGTAAAGAAAATGCTGATAATATAGAAGCAGTAATACATATGGGAGCTTGTTCAGCAACAACAGAAACAGATGCAGACTTCTTGATGGATAATAATTTTGGCTATACTAAATTTTTATGGAATTTTTGTGCTGAAAAAAATATAAAATATATTTATGCATCTTCAGCTGCAACTTACGGTATGGGAGAACTTGGATACAATGATGATGTCAGTCCAGAAGAGTTGCAAAAATTAATGCCTTTAAATAAATATGGTTATTCAAAGAAATTTTTTGATGATTGGGCATTTAAACAAAAAAATCAACCTAAACAATGGAATGGCTTAAAATTCTTTAATGTATATGGTCCACAAGAATATCATAAGGGAAGAATGGCTTCAATGGTATTCCATACATATAACCAATATAAAGAAAATGGTTATGTAAAACTTTTTAAATCATATAAAGAAGGATTTAAGGATGGAGAACAACTAAGAGATTTTGTCTATGTAAAAGATGTAGTAGATATAATGTATTTTATGTTAGTTAATGATGTAAAATCTGGAATCTATAATATAGGTACAGGAAAAGCAAGAAGTTTTATGGATTTATCTATGGCAACAATGCGAGCAGCCTCTCACAATGATAATTTAGATAAAAATGAAGTTGTGAAATTAATTGAAATGCCAGAAGATTTACAAGGTAGATATCAATATTTTACAGAAGCAAAAATTAATAAATTGAGAGAAATAGGATATACTAAGGAAATGCATAGTTTAGAAGAAGGAGTAAAGGACTATGTCCAAAACTATCTAGCTAAAGAAGATTCTTATCTATAA